In one window of Camelus bactrianus isolate YW-2024 breed Bactrian camel chromosome 13, ASM4877302v1, whole genome shotgun sequence DNA:
- the CCNL2 gene encoding cyclin-L2 isoform X5: MAAAAAAAAGTATAGAPGPAAPATAAGTPGSGSAVPASQGVLIGDRLYSGVLITLENCLLPDDKLRFTPSMSSGLDTDTETDLRVVGCELIQAAGILLRLPQVAMATGQVLFQRFFYTKSFVKHSMEHVSMACVHLASKIEEAPRRIRDVINVFHRLRHLREKKKPVPLLLDQDYVNLKNQIIKAERRVLKELGFCVHVKHPHKIIVMYLQVLECERNQHLVQTSWVASEGK, translated from the exons atggcggcggcggcggcagcggcggcggggacGGCCACGGCCGGGGCTCCGGGGCCAGCGGCCCCCGCGACAGCGGCCGGCACGCCGGGCTCCGGGAGCGCGGTCCCCGCGTCGCAGGGGGTGCTGATCGGGGACCGGCTGTACTCCGGGGTGCTCATCACCTTGGAGAACTGCCTCCTGCCCGACGACAAGCTCCGCTTCACGCCGTCCATGTCGAGTGGCCTCGACACAGACACGGAGACCGACCTCCGCGTGGTGGGCTGCGAGCTCATCCAGGCGGCCGGCATCCTGCTCCGCCTGCCGCAG GTGGCTATGGCTACTGGGCAGGTGTTGTTCCAGCGGTTTTTTTATACCAAGTCCTTTGTGAAGCATTCCATGGAG CACGTGTCGATGGCTTGTGTTCACCTGGCCTCCAAAATAGAAGAGGCTCCAAGACGGATTCGGGATGTCATCAATGTGTTTCATCGCCTTCGGCACCTGAGAGAGAAAAA AAAGCCTGTGCCTCTGCTGTTAGATCAAGATTACGTTAACTTAAAGAATCAAATTATAAAGGCGGAAAGGCGGGTTCTCAAAGAGCTGGGTTTCTGTGTCCACGTGAAGCACCCTCACAAG ATAATCGTTATGTACCTTCAGGTGTTAGAGTGTGAGCGTAACCAACACCTGGTCCAGACCTCATG GGTAGCCTCTGAGGGTAAGTGA
- the CCNL2 gene encoding cyclin-L2 isoform X1, which yields MAAAAAAAAGTATAGAPGPAAPATAAGTPGSGSAVPASQGVLIGDRLYSGVLITLENCLLPDDKLRFTPSMSSGLDTDTETDLRVVGCELIQAAGILLRLPQVAMATGQVLFQRFFYTKSFVKHSMEHVSMACVHLASKIEEAPRRIRDVINVFHRLRHLREKKKPVPLLLDQDYVNLKNQIIKAERRVLKELGFCVHVKHPHKIIVMYLQVLECERNQHLVQTSWNYMNDSLRTDVFVRFQPESIACACIYLAARTLEIPLPNRPHWFLLFGATEEEIQEICLKILQLYTRKKVDLTHLEGEVEKRRHALDEAKAQAKGLLPGSAQVLDSASRFSPAPKLAESPKEGKGSKPSPLSVKNTKRKMEGVKKAKVDSPVNGLPKGRGSRSRSGSHEQSYSRSPSRSASPKRRKSDSGSTSGGSKSQSRSRSRSDSPPRQAHRGAPYKGSKVRSYRKSKDCKYSAQKPHASRSRSSSRSRSRSRERADNSGKYKKKSHYCRDQRQERSRSYERAGRRYERDHPGHSRHRR from the exons atggcggcggcggcggcagcggcggcggggacGGCCACGGCCGGGGCTCCGGGGCCAGCGGCCCCCGCGACAGCGGCCGGCACGCCGGGCTCCGGGAGCGCGGTCCCCGCGTCGCAGGGGGTGCTGATCGGGGACCGGCTGTACTCCGGGGTGCTCATCACCTTGGAGAACTGCCTCCTGCCCGACGACAAGCTCCGCTTCACGCCGTCCATGTCGAGTGGCCTCGACACAGACACGGAGACCGACCTCCGCGTGGTGGGCTGCGAGCTCATCCAGGCGGCCGGCATCCTGCTCCGCCTGCCGCAG GTGGCTATGGCTACTGGGCAGGTGTTGTTCCAGCGGTTTTTTTATACCAAGTCCTTTGTGAAGCATTCCATGGAG CACGTGTCGATGGCTTGTGTTCACCTGGCCTCCAAAATAGAAGAGGCTCCAAGACGGATTCGGGATGTCATCAATGTGTTTCATCGCCTTCGGCACCTGAGAGAGAAAAA AAAGCCTGTGCCTCTGCTGTTAGATCAAGATTACGTTAACTTAAAGAATCAAATTATAAAGGCGGAAAGGCGGGTTCTCAAAGAGCTGGGTTTCTGTGTCCACGTGAAGCACCCTCACAAG ATAATCGTTATGTACCTTCAGGTGTTAGAGTGTGAGCGTAACCAACACCTGGTCCAGACCTCATG GAATTACATGAATGACAGCCTGCGCACAGATGTTTTTGTGAGGTTTCAGCCTGAGAGCATCGCCTGTGCCTGCATTTATCTCGCCGCCCGGACGCTGGAG ATCCCTCTGCCCAATCGTCCCCATTGGTTCCTTTTGTTTGGAGCAACTGAAGAAGAAATTCAAGAAATCTGCTTGAAAATCCTGCAGCTCTATACTCGCAAGAag GTTGACCTGACACACCTGGAGGGTGAGGTGGAGAAGCGCAGGCATGCCCTCGACGAGGCCAAGGCACAGGCCAAGGGCCTCCTCCCCGGCAGCGCCCAGGTGCTGGACAGCGCATCACGGTTCTCACCTGCCCCCAAGCTGG CAGAGTCCCccaaagaggggaaaggaagcaAGCCTTCCCCGCTCTCTGTGAAGAATACCAAGAGGAAAATGGAGGGGGTGAAGAAAGCCAAGGTGGATAGCCCAGTGAATGG CTTGCCGAAGGGGCGCGGGAGTCGCAGTCGGAGTGGGAGTCACGAGCAGAGCTACTCGAGGTCCCCATCGCGATCTGCTTCTCCCAAGAGGAG GAAAAGCGACAGCGGCTCCACATCTGGCGGGTCCAAGTCACAGAGCCGCTCACGAAGCCGGAGTGACTCCCCACCGAGACAGGCACACCGAGGTGCTCCCTACAAAGGCTCCAAGGTGAGAAGCTACCGAAAGTCCAAGGACTGCAAGTACTCCGCCCAGAAGCCTCACGCGTCTCGGAGCCGGAGTTCCTCCCGCTCCCGAAGCCGCTCACGGGAGCGGGCAGACAATTCAGGAAAGTACAAGAAGAAAAGTCACTACTGTAGGGATCAGCGGCAGGAGCGGTCCCGGTCTTATGAGCGCGCAGGCCGCCGCTACGAGCGCGACCACCCCGGGCACAGCAGGCACCGCAGGTGA
- the CCNL2 gene encoding cyclin-L2 isoform X2, whose translation MAAAAAAAAGTATAGAPGPAAPATAAGTPGSGSAVPASQGVLIGDRLYSGVLITLENCLLPDDKLRFTPSMSSGLDTDTETDLRVVGCELIQAAGILLRLPQVAMATGQVLFQRFFYTKSFVKHSMEHVSMACVHLASKIEEAPRRIRDVINVFHRLRHLREKKKPVPLLLDQDYVNLKNQIIKAERRVLKELGFCVHVKHPHKIIVMYLQVLECERNQHLVQTSWNYMNDSLRTDVFVRFQPESIACACIYLAARTLEIPLPNRPHWFLLFGATEEEIQEICLKILQLYTRKKVDLTHLEGEVEKRRHALDEAKAQAKGLLPGSAQVLDSASRFSPAPKLESPKEGKGSKPSPLSVKNTKRKMEGVKKAKVDSPVNGLPKGRGSRSRSGSHEQSYSRSPSRSASPKRRKSDSGSTSGGSKSQSRSRSRSDSPPRQAHRGAPYKGSKVRSYRKSKDCKYSAQKPHASRSRSSSRSRSRSRERADNSGKYKKKSHYCRDQRQERSRSYERAGRRYERDHPGHSRHRR comes from the exons atggcggcggcggcggcagcggcggcggggacGGCCACGGCCGGGGCTCCGGGGCCAGCGGCCCCCGCGACAGCGGCCGGCACGCCGGGCTCCGGGAGCGCGGTCCCCGCGTCGCAGGGGGTGCTGATCGGGGACCGGCTGTACTCCGGGGTGCTCATCACCTTGGAGAACTGCCTCCTGCCCGACGACAAGCTCCGCTTCACGCCGTCCATGTCGAGTGGCCTCGACACAGACACGGAGACCGACCTCCGCGTGGTGGGCTGCGAGCTCATCCAGGCGGCCGGCATCCTGCTCCGCCTGCCGCAG GTGGCTATGGCTACTGGGCAGGTGTTGTTCCAGCGGTTTTTTTATACCAAGTCCTTTGTGAAGCATTCCATGGAG CACGTGTCGATGGCTTGTGTTCACCTGGCCTCCAAAATAGAAGAGGCTCCAAGACGGATTCGGGATGTCATCAATGTGTTTCATCGCCTTCGGCACCTGAGAGAGAAAAA AAAGCCTGTGCCTCTGCTGTTAGATCAAGATTACGTTAACTTAAAGAATCAAATTATAAAGGCGGAAAGGCGGGTTCTCAAAGAGCTGGGTTTCTGTGTCCACGTGAAGCACCCTCACAAG ATAATCGTTATGTACCTTCAGGTGTTAGAGTGTGAGCGTAACCAACACCTGGTCCAGACCTCATG GAATTACATGAATGACAGCCTGCGCACAGATGTTTTTGTGAGGTTTCAGCCTGAGAGCATCGCCTGTGCCTGCATTTATCTCGCCGCCCGGACGCTGGAG ATCCCTCTGCCCAATCGTCCCCATTGGTTCCTTTTGTTTGGAGCAACTGAAGAAGAAATTCAAGAAATCTGCTTGAAAATCCTGCAGCTCTATACTCGCAAGAag GTTGACCTGACACACCTGGAGGGTGAGGTGGAGAAGCGCAGGCATGCCCTCGACGAGGCCAAGGCACAGGCCAAGGGCCTCCTCCCCGGCAGCGCCCAGGTGCTGGACAGCGCATCACGGTTCTCACCTGCCCCCAAGCTGG AGTCCCccaaagaggggaaaggaagcaAGCCTTCCCCGCTCTCTGTGAAGAATACCAAGAGGAAAATGGAGGGGGTGAAGAAAGCCAAGGTGGATAGCCCAGTGAATGG CTTGCCGAAGGGGCGCGGGAGTCGCAGTCGGAGTGGGAGTCACGAGCAGAGCTACTCGAGGTCCCCATCGCGATCTGCTTCTCCCAAGAGGAG GAAAAGCGACAGCGGCTCCACATCTGGCGGGTCCAAGTCACAGAGCCGCTCACGAAGCCGGAGTGACTCCCCACCGAGACAGGCACACCGAGGTGCTCCCTACAAAGGCTCCAAGGTGAGAAGCTACCGAAAGTCCAAGGACTGCAAGTACTCCGCCCAGAAGCCTCACGCGTCTCGGAGCCGGAGTTCCTCCCGCTCCCGAAGCCGCTCACGGGAGCGGGCAGACAATTCAGGAAAGTACAAGAAGAAAAGTCACTACTGTAGGGATCAGCGGCAGGAGCGGTCCCGGTCTTATGAGCGCGCAGGCCGCCGCTACGAGCGCGACCACCCCGGGCACAGCAGGCACCGCAGGTGA
- the CCNL2 gene encoding cyclin-L2 isoform X3, with protein sequence MMQMGIVGCPGVLQFFLRLVFRNYMNDSLRTDVFVRFQPESIACACIYLAARTLEIPLPNRPHWFLLFGATEEEIQEICLKILQLYTRKKVDLTHLEGEVEKRRHALDEAKAQAKGLLPGSAQVLDSASRFSPAPKLAESPKEGKGSKPSPLSVKNTKRKMEGVKKAKVDSPVNGLPKGRGSRSRSGSHEQSYSRSPSRSASPKRRKSDSGSTSGGSKSQSRSRSRSDSPPRQAHRGAPYKGSKVRSYRKSKDCKYSAQKPHASRSRSSSRSRSRSRERADNSGKYKKKSHYCRDQRQERSRSYERAGRRYERDHPGHSRHRR encoded by the exons ATGATGCAGATGGGTATCGTGGGCTGCCCTGGGGTGTTGCAATTCTTCCTGCGTTTGGTTTTCAGGAATTACATGAATGACAGCCTGCGCACAGATGTTTTTGTGAGGTTTCAGCCTGAGAGCATCGCCTGTGCCTGCATTTATCTCGCCGCCCGGACGCTGGAG ATCCCTCTGCCCAATCGTCCCCATTGGTTCCTTTTGTTTGGAGCAACTGAAGAAGAAATTCAAGAAATCTGCTTGAAAATCCTGCAGCTCTATACTCGCAAGAag GTTGACCTGACACACCTGGAGGGTGAGGTGGAGAAGCGCAGGCATGCCCTCGACGAGGCCAAGGCACAGGCCAAGGGCCTCCTCCCCGGCAGCGCCCAGGTGCTGGACAGCGCATCACGGTTCTCACCTGCCCCCAAGCTGG CAGAGTCCCccaaagaggggaaaggaagcaAGCCTTCCCCGCTCTCTGTGAAGAATACCAAGAGGAAAATGGAGGGGGTGAAGAAAGCCAAGGTGGATAGCCCAGTGAATGG CTTGCCGAAGGGGCGCGGGAGTCGCAGTCGGAGTGGGAGTCACGAGCAGAGCTACTCGAGGTCCCCATCGCGATCTGCTTCTCCCAAGAGGAG GAAAAGCGACAGCGGCTCCACATCTGGCGGGTCCAAGTCACAGAGCCGCTCACGAAGCCGGAGTGACTCCCCACCGAGACAGGCACACCGAGGTGCTCCCTACAAAGGCTCCAAGGTGAGAAGCTACCGAAAGTCCAAGGACTGCAAGTACTCCGCCCAGAAGCCTCACGCGTCTCGGAGCCGGAGTTCCTCCCGCTCCCGAAGCCGCTCACGGGAGCGGGCAGACAATTCAGGAAAGTACAAGAAGAAAAGTCACTACTGTAGGGATCAGCGGCAGGAGCGGTCCCGGTCTTATGAGCGCGCAGGCCGCCGCTACGAGCGCGACCACCCCGGGCACAGCAGGCACCGCAGGTGA
- the CCNL2 gene encoding cyclin-L2 isoform X4: MNDSLRTDVFVRFQPESIACACIYLAARTLEIPLPNRPHWFLLFGATEEEIQEICLKILQLYTRKKVDLTHLEGEVEKRRHALDEAKAQAKGLLPGSAQVLDSASRFSPAPKLAESPKEGKGSKPSPLSVKNTKRKMEGVKKAKVDSPVNGLPKGRGSRSRSGSHEQSYSRSPSRSASPKRRKSDSGSTSGGSKSQSRSRSRSDSPPRQAHRGAPYKGSKVRSYRKSKDCKYSAQKPHASRSRSSSRSRSRSRERADNSGKYKKKSHYCRDQRQERSRSYERAGRRYERDHPGHSRHRR, encoded by the exons ATGAATGACAGCCTGCGCACAGATGTTTTTGTGAGGTTTCAGCCTGAGAGCATCGCCTGTGCCTGCATTTATCTCGCCGCCCGGACGCTGGAG ATCCCTCTGCCCAATCGTCCCCATTGGTTCCTTTTGTTTGGAGCAACTGAAGAAGAAATTCAAGAAATCTGCTTGAAAATCCTGCAGCTCTATACTCGCAAGAag GTTGACCTGACACACCTGGAGGGTGAGGTGGAGAAGCGCAGGCATGCCCTCGACGAGGCCAAGGCACAGGCCAAGGGCCTCCTCCCCGGCAGCGCCCAGGTGCTGGACAGCGCATCACGGTTCTCACCTGCCCCCAAGCTGG CAGAGTCCCccaaagaggggaaaggaagcaAGCCTTCCCCGCTCTCTGTGAAGAATACCAAGAGGAAAATGGAGGGGGTGAAGAAAGCCAAGGTGGATAGCCCAGTGAATGG CTTGCCGAAGGGGCGCGGGAGTCGCAGTCGGAGTGGGAGTCACGAGCAGAGCTACTCGAGGTCCCCATCGCGATCTGCTTCTCCCAAGAGGAG GAAAAGCGACAGCGGCTCCACATCTGGCGGGTCCAAGTCACAGAGCCGCTCACGAAGCCGGAGTGACTCCCCACCGAGACAGGCACACCGAGGTGCTCCCTACAAAGGCTCCAAGGTGAGAAGCTACCGAAAGTCCAAGGACTGCAAGTACTCCGCCCAGAAGCCTCACGCGTCTCGGAGCCGGAGTTCCTCCCGCTCCCGAAGCCGCTCACGGGAGCGGGCAGACAATTCAGGAAAGTACAAGAAGAAAAGTCACTACTGTAGGGATCAGCGGCAGGAGCGGTCCCGGTCTTATGAGCGCGCAGGCCGCCGCTACGAGCGCGACCACCCCGGGCACAGCAGGCACCGCAGGTGA
- the AURKAIP1 gene encoding small ribosomal subunit protein mS38 isoform X3 produces the protein MFLVRLTSQLLRAIPRAGYSRPWPVSRVLGSHACRPHFSTQPTGPSGFVSLPGKRVHLELEEMLVPRKMSVSPLESWLTIRYLLPRLDAGTQLYECPASHVGEGAEQGVKEVWEAPQMQCKNVLKIRRRKMNHHKYRKLVKRTRFLRRKVREGRLKRKQNPQPKKKKRKKSWNNGFHGIRSQRHQGDFTS, from the exons atgtTCCTGGTTCGCCTGACTTCGCAGCTGCTCAGGGCTATTCCCCGGGCAG GGTACAGTCGGCCCTGGCCTGTCTCGAGGGTGCTGGGCAGCCATGCTTGCAGGCCTCACTTCAGCACACAGCCAACAGGCCCGAGTGGGTTTGTCTCCCTTCCTGGCAAGCGGGTTCACCTGGAGCTTGAGGAGATGCTGGTCCCCAGGAAGATGTCTGTCAGCCCCTTGGAAAGCTGGCTGACCATCCGCTATCTCCTGCCCAGACTGGACGCTGGGACCCAACTCTATGAATGTCCAGCTAGTCATGTGGGCGAAGGGGCTGAGCAGGGGGTCAAGGAGGTGTGGGAGGCACCCCAGATGCAGTGCAAAAACGTACTAAAGATCCGCCGGCGGAAGATGAATCATCACAAGTACCGCAAGCTAGTCAAGAGAACGCGGTTCTTGCGGCGGAAGGTCAGGGAAGGACGCCTGAAACGGAAGCAG AATCCAcagccgaaaaaaaaaaaaagaaagaaaagctggaacaATGGTTTTCACGGGATAAGAAGCCAACGTCACCAAGGAGACTTCACTTCATAG
- the AURKAIP1 gene encoding small ribosomal subunit protein mS38 isoform X1: MFLVRLTSQLLRAIPRAGYSRPWPVSRVLGSHACRPHFSTQPTGPSGFVSLPGKRVHLELEEMLVPRKMSVSPLESWLTIRYLLPRLDAGTQLYECPASHVGEGAEQGVKEVWEAPQMQCKNVLKIRRRKMNHHKYRKLVKRTRFLRRKVREGRLKRKQVLPVGLSRAAPLSLLRPGGLIHSRKKKKERKAGTMVFTG; the protein is encoded by the exons atgtTCCTGGTTCGCCTGACTTCGCAGCTGCTCAGGGCTATTCCCCGGGCAG GGTACAGTCGGCCCTGGCCTGTCTCGAGGGTGCTGGGCAGCCATGCTTGCAGGCCTCACTTCAGCACACAGCCAACAGGCCCGAGTGGGTTTGTCTCCCTTCCTGGCAAGCGGGTTCACCTGGAGCTTGAGGAGATGCTGGTCCCCAGGAAGATGTCTGTCAGCCCCTTGGAAAGCTGGCTGACCATCCGCTATCTCCTGCCCAGACTGGACGCTGGGACCCAACTCTATGAATGTCCAGCTAGTCATGTGGGCGAAGGGGCTGAGCAGGGGGTCAAGGAGGTGTGGGAGGCACCCCAGATGCAGTGCAAAAACGTACTAAAGATCCGCCGGCGGAAGATGAATCATCACAAGTACCGCAAGCTAGTCAAGAGAACGCGGTTCTTGCGGCGGAAGGTCAGGGAAGGACGCCTGAAACGGAAGCAG GTGTTACCTGTTGGCCTCTCTCGTGCTGCCCCCCTGTCCCTCCTCCGACCTGGCGGCCT AATCCAcagccgaaaaaaaaaaaaagaaagaaaagctggaacaATGGTTTTCACGGGATAA
- the AURKAIP1 gene encoding small ribosomal subunit protein mS38 isoform X2 — MFLVRLTSQLLRAIPRAGYSRPWPVSRVLGSHACRPHFSTQPTGPSGFVSLPGKRVHLELEEMLVPRKMSVSPLESWLTIRYLLPRLDAGTQLYECPASHVGEGAEQGVKEVWEAPQMQCKNVLKIRRRKMNHHKYRKLVKRTRFLRRKVREGRLKRKQIKFERDLRRIWLKAGLKEAPTGWQTPKIYLKGK, encoded by the exons atgtTCCTGGTTCGCCTGACTTCGCAGCTGCTCAGGGCTATTCCCCGGGCAG GGTACAGTCGGCCCTGGCCTGTCTCGAGGGTGCTGGGCAGCCATGCTTGCAGGCCTCACTTCAGCACACAGCCAACAGGCCCGAGTGGGTTTGTCTCCCTTCCTGGCAAGCGGGTTCACCTGGAGCTTGAGGAGATGCTGGTCCCCAGGAAGATGTCTGTCAGCCCCTTGGAAAGCTGGCTGACCATCCGCTATCTCCTGCCCAGACTGGACGCTGGGACCCAACTCTATGAATGTCCAGCTAGTCATGTGGGCGAAGGGGCTGAGCAGGGGGTCAAGGAGGTGTGGGAGGCACCCCAGATGCAGTGCAAAAACGTACTAAAGATCCGCCGGCGGAAGATGAATCATCACAAGTACCGCAAGCTAGTCAAGAGAACGCGGTTCTTGCGGCGGAAGGTCAGGGAAGGACGCCTGAAACGGAAGCAG ATCAAGTTCGAGAGAGACCTGAGGCGCATCTGGCTGAAGGCGGGCCTGAAGGAAGCCCCTACAGGCTGGCAGACCCCCAAGATCTACCTGAAGGGCAAATGA
- the MXRA8 gene encoding matrix remodeling-associated protein 8, translating into MELRAQVLLWKLVLLQSSAVLLSSGPSGPATSGSSVVSESAVSWAAGARAVLRCQSPRMVWTQDRLHDRQRVVHWDFSSGPAGGPARRLVDMYSAGEQRVYEPRDRGRLQLPPSAFHDGNFSLFIRAVEETDEGLYTCNLHHHYCHLYESLAVLLKVTDDPRAAGAHWDGEKEVLAVERGAPALLTCVNRAHVWTDRHLEEAQQVVHWDRQPPGVPHDRADRLLDLYASGERRAYGPPFLRDRVAVGADAFARGDFSLRIDPLEPADEGTYSCHLHHHYCGLHERRVFHLRVTEPAAQPPPRNSPGNGSSHSSAPGPDPTLARGRSVINVIVPEGRAHFFQQLGYVLATLLLFILLLITVVLATRQRRRGGYEYSDKKLKSKGKDVNMAEFAVATGDQALYRSEDIQLDYKNNILKERAELAHSPLPPKNIDLDKEFRKEYCK; encoded by the exons ATGGAGCTGCGGGCCCAGGTCCTGCTCTGGAAACTTGTGCTTCTGCAGA gCTCTGCTGTCCTTCTGTCCTCAG GGCCGTCGGGGCCCGCGACCTCCGGCAGCTCCGTGGTGTCCGAGTCCGCAGTGAGCTGGGCGGCCGGCGCCCGGGCCGTGCTGCGTTGCCAGAGCCCGCGTATGGTGTGGACCCAAGACCGGCTGCACGACCGCCAGCGCGTGGTCCACTGGGACTTCAGCAGCGGCCCAGCCGGTGGCCCTGCGCGCCGGCTCGTGGACATGTACTCGGCGGGCGAGCAGCGCGTTTATGAGCCCCGCGACCGCGGCCGCCTCCAGCTGCCTCCCTCCGCCTTCCACGACGGCAACTTCTCACTGTTCATCCGCG CGGTGGAGGAGACGGACGAGGGGCTATACACCTGTAACCTGCATCACCATTACTGCCACCTCTACGAGAGCCTGGCCGTGCTCCTCAAGGTCACTGATGACC CCCGGGCCGCCGGCGCGCACTGGGACGGCGAGAAGGAGGTGCTGGCTGTGGAGCGCGGGGCGCCCGCGCTGCTGACGTGCGTGAACCGCGCGCACGTGTGGACCGACCGGCACCTGGAGGAGGCGCAGCAGGTGGTGCACTGGGACCGGCAGCCGCCCGGGGTGCCGCATGACCGCGCAGACCGCCTGCTCGACCTGTACGCGTCGGGCGAGCGCCGCGCCTACGGGCCGCCCTTCCTGCGCGACCGCGTGGCGGTGGGGGCGGACGCCTTCGCGCGCGGCGATTTCTCGCTGCGCATCGACCCGCTGGAGCCTGCAGACGAGGGCACCTACTCCTGCCACCTGCACCACCACTACTGCGGCCTGCACGAGCGCCGCGTCTTCCACCTGAGAGTCACCGAGCCCGCCGCCCAGCCGCCCCCGCGGAACTCGCCGGGCAACGGCTCCAGCCACAGCAGCGCCCCCGGCCCAG ACCCCACGCTGGCGCGCGGCCGCAGCGTCATCAACGTCATCGTCCCTGAAGGCCGAGCGCACTTCTTCCAGCAGTTGGGCTACGTGCTGGCCACGCTTCTGCTCTTCATCCTCCTGCTTATCACTGTCGTCCTGGCCACCCGACAGCGCCGCCGCGGAG GCTACGAATACTCCGACAAGAAGTTGAAATCCAAGGG gaaggacGTGAACATGGCAGAGTTTGCTGTGGCCACAGGAGATCAGGCTCTTTACAGGAGTGAGGACATCCAACTAG ATTACAAAAACAACATCCTGAAGGAGAGGGCTGAGCTGGCCCACAGTCCCCTGCCCCCGAAGAACATCGACTTGGACAAAG AGTTCAGGAAGGAGTACTGCAAGTAA